AAATATTGAAGGATTCAGTATTATATCTCCTGATAATTCTTCACCATATATTGTTAATGTATCTTTTGATAACCTGAAAGCAGAAGTACTTCTTCACCATCTTGAAGAAAAAGGAATATTTGTATCTACAGGTTCTGCGTGTTCTTCTCATAAGAGCAGATATAGCCATGTACTGCAAGCTATGGGTATAAAACCTTGTAATATAGAAGGGGCAATACGTTTTAGTTTTTCTGCAGAAAATGATAACAAAGACATTATTGATGCTATTGAAGCCCTAAGTGAGATAATACCGAAAATTAGACTAAAGAGTTTTAGAAAATGATATAAAAGGAAAACGATATAAAGGATTTAAATAAAGGATTTAAAAATAAAAGAAGATTAAAAAAAGGAGAACAGCTATATGAAAAAGGTAATATTAGTAAGATATGGAGAAATTATGTTAAAGGGTTTGAACAGGTCTTCTTTTGAAAATAAACTTATTAGTAATATAAAAAGAGCATTATATACATTGGGAAAAGCAAAAATAGAAAAATCCCAGGGAAGAATATATGTTGAACCTGAAGATGAAAAATTTGACGTAGAAAAGGCAATGGAAAAATTGTCCAGGGTGTTTGGTATTGTGTCTATAAGTCCGGCTTTGTGTGTAAATAATGATTTTGAAGAAATAAAAAAATGTGCTTTATATATAACAAAAGAAGCGTTGGCTAAAGGTATAGGGACAACATTTAAAGTTGAGACAAAAAGGGGAAATAAAAAGTTTCATATGGATTCACCGGAAATTAATAGAGAACTTGGGGGCTATCTTCTATCTGAGCTTCCATTATTGAGAGTGGATGTGAATAACCCGTCTTTTATTGTTAGTGTTGAAGTAAGGGAATTTACATATGTATATACAGAACTTATCACCGGGTATGGAGGATTGCCGGTTGGAACTAACGGAAAGGCTATGTTACTGCTTTCAGGAGGAATTGACAGCCCAGTTGCAGGCTGGATGATGACAAAAAGGGGAGTTGAGATTGATGCAGTACACTTCTACAGTTATCCTTATACCAGTGAACGTTCCAAGGAAAAAGTTATTGAATTGGCAAAAATATTATCTTTATACTGTTATGATATAAATCTACATATTGTGCCTTTTACCCATGTACAATTGGAAATTGCGGAAAAATGTCCCCATGACCAGATGACAATAATTATGCGGAGAATAATGATGATGATATCTGAAAAGCTGGCAGAATCAACAGGATCACTGGCATTGATCACAGGAGAGAGCAT
The sequence above is drawn from the Bacillota bacterium genome and encodes:
- the thiI gene encoding tRNA 4-thiouridine(8) synthase ThiI — protein: MKKVILVRYGEIMLKGLNRSSFENKLISNIKRALYTLGKAKIEKSQGRIYVEPEDEKFDVEKAMEKLSRVFGIVSISPALCVNNDFEEIKKCALYITKEALAKGIGTTFKVETKRGNKKFHMDSPEINRELGGYLLSELPLLRVDVNNPSFIVSVEVREFTYVYTELITGYGGLPVGTNGKAMLLLSGGIDSPVAGWMMTKRGVEIDAVHFYSYPYTSERSKEKVIELAKILSLYCYDINLHIVPFTHVQLEIAEKCPHDQMTIIMRRIMMMISEKLAESTGSLALITGESMGQVASQTIQSLAVTNAAVSMPVFRPLIGMDKNEVIDIARKIKTYNTSILPYEDCCTVFVAKHPETKPRLEKILLSESKLDIDKLIKEALEGIETIKIRI